From the Malus domestica chromosome 17, GDT2T_hap1 genome, one window contains:
- the LOC103417273 gene encoding dormancy-associated protein homolog 4-like isoform X2: MGFLHKLWDETLAGPAPESGLGKLRKYDSMSIPSSPPMAADEVPVTRSITILRTSSSTLGNVSPDSGSPSESPTTPGTPRTPGTPGALNFKKLTRRKSSTDALTRAEPRRW; the protein is encoded by the exons ATGGGTTTCCTTCACAAGCTTTGGGATGAAACACTCGCTGGACCGGCACCCGAATCCGGCCTCGGCAAGCTCCGGAAGTACGACTCTATGTCTATCCCGTCCTCTCCGCCAATGGCTGCGGATGAGGTGCCGGTCACTCGCTCCATTACTATTCTCAGGACTAGTTCGTCCACTCTTGGAAACGTTTCACCTGATTCCGGCTCCCCCTCGGAGTCCCCGACCACACCAGGAACTCCGAGAACCC CTGGAACACCAGGTGCATTGAACTTCAAGAAATTAACAAGGAGGAAATCGTCTACTGATGCTTTGACACGCGCCGAACCCAGAA GATGGTAA
- the LOC103431014 gene encoding uncharacterized protein encodes MLLCARYSPSLCKARCKIGSTLAAMIHQEFCDLSLVFTKEYSSYCSIKKKFDHLLNVKKNPKESLRDYVKRFKAEKAKIVECDDSIPSAVFQKELPADHPLFKELIMKEYLTLADYFTLAKKHALWDEARRVNKTPKQPRKKSAVAQKKKDEKQFSKSRQEAKRRDRPTTKESTTIRNYSKFSIPISQIIRDIKNQPWFKLLKQLKIDTSKMDHTKYCPFHRGPGHTTDDCYT; translated from the coding sequence ATGCttttatgtgcaagatattcgccatcACTTTGCAAGGCGAGGTGCAAGATTGGTTCCACACTTGCCGCCATGATCCATCAGGAGTTTTgtgatctttccttggttttcaccaaagaatattcatcttacTGCTCAATCAAGAAAAAGTTCGACCATTTATTGAATGtgaagaagaacccaaaagagTCGCTCCGCGACtacgtgaagaggttcaaagcagaaaAGGCGAAGATAGTCGAATGCGACGACTCGATACCAAGTGCAGTCTTCCAAAAAGAACTCCCAGCGGACCACCCACTATTCaaagaattgatcatgaaagaatatctaactctggcagattATTTTACTCTGGCaaaaaagcatgcactttgggacgaggctcgacGAGTAAACAAGACACCCAAGCAACCTCGGAAAAAGTCAGCAGTGGCTCAAAAAAAGAAGGACGAGAAACAGTTCAGCAAAAGCAGGCAGGAGGCCAAGCGTAGGGACCGACCCACGACCAAAGAAAGCACGACAATCAGGAACTACTCTAAGTTCTCAATCCCGATCAGCCAAATCATTCGCGACATCAAGAATCAACCATGGTTCAAGCTGCTGAAACAATTAAAGATAGATACTTCCAAGATGGATCACACCAAGTATTGCCCATTCCACCGAGGACCCGGTCACACAACAGACGACTGTTACACTTAG
- the LOC103410516 gene encoding uncharacterized protein translates to MQGGPVVKGLRLVPKIKITKAAGRSFALPSCTKTTISCSIAQPETLLTVQSTIAKQLSIDESTVLPETKFVDLGADSLDTVEILMALEEKFGVSVGEGGAENIATVQDAADLIEKVKSAST, encoded by the exons atGCAGGGAGGGCCAGTGGTTAAAGGGCTAAGACTTGTACCAAAGATCAAAATCACTAAGGCAGCAGGAAGATCATTTGCACTCCCTAGTTGCACTAAGACTACAATCTCATGCTCCATT GCTCAACCAGAGACCCTGCTAACTGTGCAAAGCACAATTGCGAAGCAACTCTCCATTGATGAAAGCACTGTGCTTCCCGAAACCAAGTTTGTCGATTTGGGGGCGGATTCTCTCGACACA GTTGAAATCCTAATGGCTTTGGAGGAGAAGTTCGGCGTGTCCGTCGGAGAAGGAGGAGCTGAGAACATTGCAACCGTTCAAGACGCTGCTGATCTGATTGAGAAAGTGAAATCCGCTTCAACTTAA
- the LOC103417273 gene encoding dormancy-associated protein homolog 4-like isoform X1, which produces MGFLHKLWDETLAGPAPESGLGKLRKYDSMSIPSSPPMAADEVPVTRSITILRTSSSTLGNVSPDSGSPSESPTTPGTPRTPGTPGALNFKKLTRRKSSTDALTRAEPRSPTGYDWMVITALDR; this is translated from the exons ATGGGTTTCCTTCACAAGCTTTGGGATGAAACACTCGCTGGACCGGCACCCGAATCCGGCCTCGGCAAGCTCCGGAAGTACGACTCTATGTCTATCCCGTCCTCTCCGCCAATGGCTGCGGATGAGGTGCCGGTCACTCGCTCCATTACTATTCTCAGGACTAGTTCGTCCACTCTTGGAAACGTTTCACCTGATTCCGGCTCCCCCTCGGAGTCCCCGACCACACCAGGAACTCCGAGAACCC CTGGAACACCAGGTGCATTGAACTTCAAGAAATTAACAAGGAGGAAATCGTCTACTGATGCTTTGACACGCGCCGAACCCAGAAGTCCGACTGGTTACGATTG GATGGTAATTACTGCTTTGGATCGTTGA